Proteins encoded in a region of the Lathamus discolor isolate bLatDis1 chromosome Z, bLatDis1.hap1, whole genome shotgun sequence genome:
- the LPL gene encoding lipoprotein lipase — protein sequence MGTKVFLTVVCFCLRWVPALGSAAEAENNFVGIESKFSLRTPAEPNEDVCYLIPGQVNSLAQCNFNHTSKTFVVIHGWTVTGMYESWVPKLVDALYKREPDSNVIVVDWLVRAQQHYPVSAAYTKLVGKDVATFIDWMEEQFNYPLNNVHLLGYSLGAHAAGIAGSLTKKKVNRITGLDPAGPTFEYADAVTRLSPDDADFVDVLHTYTRGSPDRSIGIQKPVGHIDIYPNGGGFQPGCNFGEALRLIAEKGLADMDQLVKCSHERSIHLFIDSLLYEEKPSMAYRCNTKEAFEKGLCLSCRKNRCNNLGYKVNRVRTKRNTKMYLKTRAQMPYKVFHYQVKIHFFGKTNMTKTNQPFLISLYGTLDESENIAFTLPEVSSNKTSSFLIYTEVDIGDLLMLKLQWEKDTFFSWSNWWSSFTFDIQRVRVKSGETQKKVVFCSRDGTSQLGMGEQAAIFVKCLEQPVKRKRGGAKQASKENSAHESA from the exons ATGGGGACGAAAGTGTTCCTGACCGTCGTCTGCTTCTGCCTGCGCTGGGTGCCCGCTCTCGGCTCGGCTGCCG AAGCTGAGAACAATTTTGTGGGAATCGAGAGCAAGTTTTCCTTACGGACGCCTGCAGAGCCCAATGAGGATGTCTGCTACCTGATTCCTGGGCAAGTGAACAGCCTGGCACAGTGCAACTTCAACCATACCAGTAAAACCTTTGTGGTGATCCATGGGTGGACG GTGACAGGAATGTATGAAAGTTGGGTCCCAAAGCTGGTGGATGCTCTATACAAGAGAGAACCTGATTCAAACGTCATTGTGGTGGACTGGCTAGTCCGAGCTCAGCAGCACTACCCAGTGTCAGCTGCATACACTAAGCTGGTGGGAAAGGACGTTGCTACCTTTATTGACTGGATGGAG GAGCAATTCAATTATCCTCTCAACAATGTCCACTTGCTGGGGTACAGTCTAGGTGCTCATGCTGCTGGGATTGCTGGGAGCCTGACCAAGAAGAAGGTGAACAGAATTACTG GGCTAGATCCAGCTGGTCCTACCTTTGAGTATGCTGATGCTGTCACCCGCCTCTCCCCGGATGATGCTGACTTTGTGGATGTCCTGCACACCTACACTCGAGGCTCTCCAGACCGCAGCATTGGAATCCAGAAGCCTGTTGGACACATTGATATTTATCCTAATGGTGGAGGTTTCCAGCCAGGTTGCAATTTCGGAGAAGCACTCCGTCTGATTGCTGAAAAAGGCTTGGCAG ATATGGATCAGCTGGTGAAATGCTCCCATGAACGATCCATCCACCTCTTCATTGACTCCCTCCTCTATGAAGAAAAGCCCAGCATGGCCTATCGCTGCAACACAAAGGAGGCCTTTGAGAAGGGTCTGTGCTTGAGCTGTCGGAAGAACCGTTGCAACAATTTGGGTTACAAGGTCAACAGAGTGAGAACAAAGAGAAATACCAAAATGTACTTGAAGACCCGTGCTCAGATGCCCTATAAAG TCTTTCATTACCAGGTCAAGATCCATTTCTTTGGAAAGACTAATATGACCAAGACAAACCAGCCATTCCTGATCTCTCTCTATGGCACTCTAGATGAGAGTGAGAACATTGCTTTCACACT GCCTGAAGTCTCCTCAAACAAGACATCCTCCTTCCTGATTTACACCGAAGTGGACATTGGTGACCTGCTTATGCTGAAGCTGCAGTGGGAGAAAGACACCTTTTTCAGCTGGTCAAACTGGTGGTCCTCCTTTACATTTGACATCCAAAGAGTCAGAGTGAAGTCAGGAGAAACTCAGAAAAA GGTGGTGTTTTGTTCTCGAGATGGCACCTCACAACTCGGTATGGGAGAACAGGCAGCAATATTTGTGAAATGCTTGGAGCAGCCCGTCAAACGGAAGAGAGGAGG